The genomic stretch CGGGGTGGGGGCTCAACGTCCAGCGCTTCCTCGATCCGATCTCCGGCTGGGGTTTGTGGGGTCTGGCGGCGCTCGCGCTGGTTCCTGCTGTCGCGAGGCGCGGCGTTCCTGCGCTCGAGAAGGCCGGCGACCGGCTCGCGCATTCGCGCCGAGCGTATGCGGTGGTGTGGCTGCTCGGCACGGCACTGGTTTGGCTGATGCCGGATCGGGTGTGGTTCGTGGGCGACTTCCTGATCCGGATGGGAAACGTGGAGTCGGGATCCCTGCGGACCAGCTACGTCCATGCGCTTCCGCTGGACCTCTGGCTCCACGGCCCGTTGCTGGCATGGGGTCGCGGCTCCGCGGAGTCCGCGACCCTCGCGCTTCGCGTCCTGGGCGCCATCGAAGCCGGGCTCCTCGCCGTCCTCTCCGTCGCCTTCGCGCGGGCGCTGCGGCTGTCCGGAGTCTTCGCCGCGCTCGCGGCGGGCATCGTGTTCTTCGGCGGATACCTCACGATGTTCACCGGGCTCGGCAAGCCGGCCAGCGAGCTGTGCCTGGCCACGGTGGCTTTGTCGACGTTCGGAATCCGGGCCATCGAGAAACGCTCGAGCCTGCTGCCTTGCGGCCTGGTGATGGCCGCGGCGCTGCTGCTCCATCGCTCGAGCGTGATGTTGATTCCGGTGTGGCTGTTGGTCGTCGCATGGTCCGGTGCGTGGCGCCGGCCCGCCAGCGTCGTGGGGATCGTGGTCGCGCTGAGCGCCGGGATCTTCGCGATCCCCAGGATTCTCGCGATCGCCGCCGGCTACGACCTCACGCATCACCGGGCGGGGCTGTCGTTACCGCGCTTTCTCGACCTCATGAACCTCGTGATCGCGCTTTCGCCGCTGGCCATCGCGATCCCGCTGCTGCTCGTGGTTCGCGGTGGCGGAACGTGGACCAGGAGGGACGGGCGGGTCCTCCTCGTCTCAGCGCTCTCGTTCATGCCGGCCTTGCTGCTGATCGCGCCGCAGCAGGGAGTCTTTCGCGACTGGGACGTGTTCGCGCCGGCCGCTACAGCGCTCTCGATGCTCGTCGCCTGGCTGGTCGTCGAGACCGTGGTCGCGGCGCCGAGCCGCACCTGGCTCGCGGTGTCCGCGTTGGCGCTGGTCACGATGTCTGCGGTTCAGTGGCTGGCCATCAACCGCAATGAGCAGCGCGGTCTCGCGCGCGTGCGCTCGTATCTCCTCGGGCCTCCCGGACCGTCGCCTGCCGAGCGCGCGCTCGGGTGGGACTTCCTGACTTCGCGCAACATACGGCTCCAGAACTGGACCGAAGCCGCGGATGCCGCCGCGCATGCCGCCGCCGATGCGCCGCATCGCCGCGTGCTCCTCACCTGGGCGCTCGCGGCGACCATGGGCGACGACGACCGCACCGCCGCGCAGGTCTACCGCCAGCTGCTCGATCGGGAGCCGGAAGATCCGCTCGGCTGGCTCGGCCTCGCCGGGGCGGCATGGAGATTGGGCGATCGTGCGGAGCTGGAGCGGGCCGTCGCGAAGCTGCGCACGTACTCTCCCGGCGGACCCGAGATGGCGACGATACGCCGCCACCTCACCTACTACCCGAAGGTCTGGTCCGCTCCAGACACGGTGAACGGCTGGTCGCCGCGCTGAGAGCGCGACCTCAGCGCTTCCGCGGCACCAGCGCGATCGCTCGCACCGGTCCGCCCGAGCCGCCTTCGATCTTGGTGGGCAGCGCGAACACCGTGGCGCCGGTCGGCGGCAGCGCGGACAGGCCGCGCAGGTTCTCGAGGCCCGCGACGTTTCGCGCCGCGGCGATGCGGTGGACGATGAAGTCCTTCGACTGTCCGTAGTCGATCGAAGGCGTGTCGAGACCGATCGCGCCCACGCCGCGCTCCTCGACCAACCGTCGCGCCGCTTCCGCGCCGTAGCTCGGGAAGTGGAGCTTGGAGGCGTCGTTCGGCGTGTCGTCGCCGAAGTACGCTTTCCGATCCGGCCAGCGCTTCTCCCATCCCGTGCGCAGCAGAACGATCGCGCCGGCGGGGATCCGGCCGTGCTGCTTCTCGAAGCGCTGGATGTCGGCGACGGTCAGGCGGTAATCCGGGTCTTTGGCCGCGGCGTCGGAGACATCGATGACCACGGCCGGCGCCACCAGCCGGTCGAGCGGAATCTTCTCCATGGTCACGCCCGCCGAGTCGAAATGGATCGGCGCATCGAGATGCGTGCCGCCGTGCTCCGGAGTGCAGAAGGAATTCGCCGCGTAGAACCAGCCACCGGGAACGACCCCGTGGGACAGCCGGTCGAGCTTGAAGCCCGACGGCGAGGTTGGCCAGAACAGCGTCTTCTCGTTGAGCGGATGCGTGAGATCGACGATCTCGTAGCCGCGAAGATCGAGCGGCTGAGCCGCGGCGGGCCGGACCGGCGTGGCGAGCAGCGCCACGCCGATCATGGCCATCCCGAGTCGCGACATGGGCTCCTTACGGACCCGGCGCGGAAGAGGCGCTCTTGGGATCCGCCTTCGCCTTGTCCCAGTCTCCGGCCTGGATGTACGAGATCTTGGCCGGGTCCACGTGGGCCTTCATCGCCTTGAGGATCTGATCGGGCGTCAGCGCCTCGATCCTCTTCTCGAGCGTTTCGTCCCACGACAGCGTTCGCCCCTCGTACTCACGAATCACGAGCGCCTGGGCCAGCTCGCGATCGAGAGACCGCGAGAGCTCGCGTCTCTGGAGCAGGCCTTTCTTCGCCTCGGCGATCTCTTCGGGAGTGAAGCCCTTGTCGAGGACCTTGGTGATCTCTTCGATATAGCCGGTCGTGAACTTCTCGCGGTTCTGCGGCGCGTAGATGCCTTGGGAGCTGAACTGGGCGTCCTGGTCGAAGGCGCTGGCGCTGTAGCTCGAGCCCACGCCGTAGCAGATACCGTCCTTCTGACGCAGTCGCATTGCGAGCCGAGAGTTGAGCCCGCTGGCGCCGGTCATGTAATTCCCGAGCACCATCCCCGGATAATCGGCGTGGTCGTCCCGCATGGCGATGCGAAGTCCCCCCGCGAACGTCGCGCTCTCCTTGTCGGGCGCCGCGATGGCGTCGCGAAGCGGCGGCCGGTCCTCGGACTTGGTGGCCAGGCGCGCGAACGGCTTCTTGTTGGTCCAGCCACCGAACAGCTCCTGCACCAGCTTCTTCACCTCGGCCGCATCGCAATCGCCGACCACGGCGATCTGCGCCGACGAGGCGCCGTAGAACTCCTGATGGAACGCCCGCACGTCGGCGAGCTTGGCGGCCTTGTACAGGGGAATGCGCTCGTCGGGGCTGAGCGCCGCACGAGGATCGGTGGCGGGGTAGGGATAGAGGTGCTTGCGCAGCGCGGTGAACGCCTTCTGCCCCGGATCGCTCTTCGCGTTCTCGAACGACGTGATGTTCTCCTGGCGCAGCTGCTCGAGCTCGGTCTCGGGGAACGCCGGCTGGCGCAGGACCTCGGCGGCGAGCCGCAGCGCGTCGGCCAGGTTCTCACGCGTGGTCTCGAGCGTGACGCTCGCCGCCGTGGGTCCGCCGGACACCGAGAGCTGCGCCTTCAGACGGTCGGCTTCGTCACGGATCTGCTGCCGGCTGCGCTTGGTGGTCCCCCGCATCAGCATGCTGGCCGCCAGCTCTCCCGCGACGGCCTTGCCTTGCAGCGAGGCTTCGTCGCCGAAGCGGAAGACCATGCTGACGTTCGCCAGCGCGCCGCGGGTCTTCTTGGGCACCACCACCAGGCTGATCCCCGGCTCGATCTTCGAGCGCACCACGCGCGACTCGATCGCCGCCGGCTTGGGATCGAACGCCTCGCCCGCCGCGAGCGCTTCGCGTCCCTTGTAATCCTGGACCAGCGCCATCACGTCGGGACTTGCGGGAATGGGCGCGCGCTGGGTCGCCTTGGTCGGCAGGTAGGTGCCCAGCGTGCGGTTCTCCGGCTTGAGGTACGTCTGCGCTGCGCGGTGGACGTCCTCGGGCGTGACCTTCTCGAGGCGATCGCGGTGGATGAACATCAAACGCCAGTCCCCCGCCGCGGCCCATTCGGAGAGCTGGAGCGCCGCGCGCTCCGAGTTCCGCATGACGGTCTCCCAGTCCTTGAGACGGCTGTCGCGCGCCCGCTTCACCTCGTCGGCGGTGGGAGGCTGCGCCGCCGCATCCTGCAGGACCTTGAGCATCGTGGCGCGCGCCTCGTCGACCGACTGCTCGGTGCGCAGCTCGGCATTCGCCACGAGCACGCCGGGATCGTGGAAGCGGAACGCAAAGCTTCCCACGGAGGACGCCTTCTTGGCCTCGACCAGCGCCTTGTGAAGCCGGCCCGAAGGCGAGTCGCCAAGGATGAACGAAAGCAGGTCCACGGCCGGGAAGTCGGGATGCGAGCCGGCGGGGACGTGGTAGAGCGCCGCGACGACCTGAGTGTCGCCCACGCGTCGCAGCGTGACCGAGCGCTCGCCGTCCTGCGCCGGCTCGACGGTCCAGGT from Candidatus Eisenbacteria bacterium encodes the following:
- a CDS encoding pitrilysin family protein — protein: SRHEGYGETGMAHLLEHMVFKGSKKHTNITQELAAHGTRPNGTTWVDRTNYFETFAATEENLDWALDLEADRMVNSFIAKKDLETEFSVVRNEFEIGENSPQRVLLERMMSTAYLWHNYGKSTIGSREDIERVPIENLQAFYRTWYQPDNAILVVAGKFDEARTLGKIATLFGAIPRPKRTLPSTWTVEPAQDGERSVTLRRVGDTQVVAALYHVPAGSHPDFPAVDLLSFILGDSPSGRLHKALVEAKKASSVGSFAFRFHDPGVLVANAELRTEQSVDEARATMLKVLQDAAAQPPTADEVKRARDSRLKDWETVMRNSERAALQLSEWAAAGDWRLMFIHRDRLEKVTPEDVHRAAQTYLKPENRTLGTYLPTKATQRAPIPASPDVMALVQDYKGREALAAGEAFDPKPAAIESRVVRSKIEPGISLVVVPKKTRGALANVSMVFRFGDEASLQGKAVAGELAASMLMRGTTKRSRQQIRDEADRLKAQLSVSGGPTAASVTLETTRENLADALRLAAEVLRQPAFPETELEQLRQENITSFENAKSDPGQKAFTALRKHLYPYPATDPRAALSPDERIPLYKAAKLADVRAFHQEFYGASSAQIAVVGDCDAAEVKKLVQELFGGWTNKKPFARLATKSEDRPPLRDAIAAPDKESATFAGGLRIAMRDDHADYPGMVLGNYMTGASGLNSRLAMRLRQKDGICYGVGSSYSASAFDQDAQFSSQGIYAPQNREKFTTGYIEEITKVLDKGFTPEEIAEAKKGLLQRRELSRSLDRELAQALVIREYEGRTLSWDETLEKRIEALTPDQILKAMKAHVDPAKISYIQAGDWDKAKADPKSASSAPGP
- a CDS encoding cyclase family protein, whose product is MSRLGMAMIGVALLATPVRPAAAQPLDLRGYEIVDLTHPLNEKTLFWPTSPSGFKLDRLSHGVVPGGWFYAANSFCTPEHGGTHLDAPIHFDSAGVTMEKIPLDRLVAPAVVIDVSDAAAKDPDYRLTVADIQRFEKQHGRIPAGAIVLLRTGWEKRWPDRKAYFGDDTPNDASKLHFPSYGAEAARRLVEERGVGAIGLDTPSIDYGQSKDFIVHRIAAARNVAGLENLRGLSALPPTGATVFALPTKIEGGSGGPVRAIALVPRKR